In the genome of Flavobacteriales bacterium, the window AAAATAGTAGCCAGTAATTTTTTAGGGGTTATTATAAGTTGAAGAACGATTTGTTGCATTTTGCTTTTCGAATCATCCAGCGTTTTCATGTCAGAAGCCGATAATGAAAAATACGCTATTTCTGCACTAGAGATCAATGCAGAGCAAATGAGAAGAATAAGAATTAATGCTATACTAGTAAGCATTATCT includes:
- a CDS encoding DUF21 domain-containing protein, with protein sequence MLTSIALILILLICSALISSAEIAYFSLSASDMKTLDDSKSKMQQIVLQLIITPKKLLATI